In the Pleuronectes platessa chromosome 23, fPlePla1.1, whole genome shotgun sequence genome, TGTTTGAGAGGTAAATATTTCTTACAAACTGAAGTCTGACCAGAATGCGAGTATCAAATTTATtctcaaatacacaaacagaggTGGCAATATGAAATCAAACAATGTGACACTGTCAAAATGtcatcctttcttttttttctcaaatgttgACTCTTCATTTAGCACCTTAATAGTTGGgttaaaaatgatttatataGTCACTCatacaaaaaatgaaatagGCGAATAATGCAAGTCAGTAACATAAAAATAAGCACGAGGAGCCGGGGGCATTTGGATCACAGTTACTTAAGATGTACACTGTATGTAATCAAAAAGTACCGCTTTCAGTATCTCATCTCCACTGACTAGTACCGTAACGCCTCGACAGTCCCAGACCACAAACCATCGCACTCCTCACAATACATGTTTATTTGAAGACTAGGCCTAGACAGTGATTACTAAACACAAGTTCACCTGACATATTTGGacctatttttcttttcacattagAGCTTGCTGTTCTGTATTATTGCATTTACATTGGAGTAGTAGATATGTACAGAGAGTTCATTGTCAAACAATGCTGGAACAAGAGGAGTTGTTTCTATGTACTTTGGAGTGTGGAGATGAGTAAGGCACTTGATAAACTCCGGTGCCACCAACGACTCTGGCGAATATGATCCAGATCTATGTACAGGATTGAATCCTTTTCAAGTACACGGTGTGATGGGCGCCCTCTAGTGTTAAACTGTGGTCTGTGCGCTTCCTGGATGGGCCGCTCTGACATTCATGGCTGATTTGTGAAGGTGCTCACCCTCCTAAAATATATTTGGATTTGAAATAAGCAGAGTGCTAAGCAGCTCCGGCAGGCACTCGAAAACTTTACTGAGAGTTTGCACCATCAAGCTCATTAAAGGGATTAAAAACAGGTCTTTGTGGATTTAGGAGTTATTTCATGATTTTGAATGAGACTGGACGTTGTGAATGAATCTAGTCCGACCATTAATTATACTATAATATTGTCATCGTTATTTTGTCAATGTTAAACCCTGTTTTCACCAATTGTGTAACAAGCGCCCCTCATCCAATAGGAACTTGCTCAACAGGTTACCACCAGATCCGCGTCAAAAACAAGTGGGAACCACACATTAACTTCACATGAATTGTCACTCAACACAGACTGAACGACTACATGACATCCACAAAGAACTCGCTGGGGTTGCCCATGGCCAGATGGAATGACTGGCGTGATGCCGTCAGCTCCGGCGGTACCGAGCCGAGGTCACGGGTGGGCGGGGCGCCGGGAGGTCCCCCCGGAGTGGAGGAAGGGGGCAGAGGTAAACCTTGGAGCATGGCTGTGGGCATTTGCTGCGGGTGAGGGAGACCGTGAGCGGCTGCCATGGCCGCATGCGGGTGCTGCggcaccatcatcaccatcatgggGTTGTAGGGCATGATGCCCGGCGGGTAGGGAGACatgtgggggggttgggggatACGGTGATGATGCGAGCGCTGGGAGGAGGCGTGGCTGTGCTCACTGGGCGCAGCACTGTGGCCTCGCCGCAGGCTGCTGCGGGTGGAGTACTCTGATTCGCTGCCGCTGCCTGAGCGCGAGTCGGCCCCGCCCCCTTCTCCTACAACGCCGGAGGGAGAtttctcccccccacccacagtGCTGCCGGGACCTTTATTGTTACGTCGTCGCTCGCTCTCGCTTCTATTCGATCCACTGCTTCGGCTCCCTGCAGTCAAACAGAAAACGTGCTTTAGAAATAAAATACTGTCCAAAACAGCGACAATGGTAGAAACTTAACAATCCTTTACTTAAAGATTAGATGCTAAACAGCAAAAAGCCCCAAACTGAACATTATCTTTTCCACAAAATCCACATATCCTTTGTTCTTCTGGGTTTCTTACAACAATTGGCTTGTGAATGGTTTATAAATGGTACTCTTGCTATTTAATACTGCAGCTCCCCAAAGTTGGGGGACTCTTAAAAGATAGATTCAACATTTAACGACAGATAGGCAATAAAAGTCTAGATATCCGGACTTTTAGTTCCCAGTATGGGTCCAAAAAGACTTGATCCTGCAAATTTACAATAACTCAAGaatgtattttataaataatccTGATACCATCAAGAACCACAGAGGACATTGCGCAGTTGCAGTGCTTTTAAAACAGGAACTTCAGATATGTTATCGGAGAAGGCGATCAAAGAACACAACATGCGTCTCAGCTGATCACAGACTGTTCTCACCTTCACTGTGCTGGCTGCCGGTGCTGCCGGGGGCGTAGCTGTAGCTGGTGAGCTCATGGTAGGGAGGCGGCTGGCTCGAGTAGGGATGTGTGGGGTAGGGCTGATAGGGGAAGGTGTGCATCATGGGCCACGGGGAGGCCCCAGGGAGGGGCAAAGGGGCCAAAGTGTCCTGGTCTGAGGCCCCGCTGGAGCCATCATTGTCGTTCAGCGACAGATTGGCCATGTCTGGGTGGGAGATGAAAGGGAGGAAATTGATGAATGGGAATAAATTATACTACATCTGCAGAAACAACATggtcatttctgtttttttccccatagtGTTTATgactaaataaaatgtaaatcattCCATAACCGCAATGTCACAAGATTGTGACATTGCAACCACCACTGTGGCCTCAATAAGCCAGTGTGCTAAATGTGAATAACGACCAACACTCAGCAGATTGAAACTCACAGTTCTCACAGTCGCTCAAGTCTCCGAACACGTAGTAGCACTGTTCAGAGAAGGTGATCTTGTTGACGGTGTGTCGAATGAAGCCGGCCTTCAGGAGGTTGCTGGCGTACTTCCTGGCTTCACGGCGGTCCTGGAATCCCTCGATGTGATGGAACAGCCACTCCACCACGTCTGAGCCTGGCGGACGCAGAGACAAGGTAGAGAAGATGAGAAGTTTACTCATCCCAAAGgagttaaaaaatgttttacacaTAATTGATGACAGAGTATTAGTGCAGGGCGCCCTCTAGTGTTAAACTGTGGTCTGTGCACTTCCTGGACGGGCCGCTGTTACATTCATGGATGATTTGTGAAGGTGCTCACCCTCCTAAAATATATTTGGAATTGAAACACTATAATACTTTACATGCCACTGTTTTATAATGTTAATAgtcttttctttgtatttataaCTTAAAGGCTACATAGccactgttgttttttgtatCTTCAAATAGTTTTTATAAAAAGGAGTGTGTGCTGAAGTAAAtgggatttattgttttgttttttcacatgGTATCAAATTGGATATGGATAATCGTGGACATTTTATGGTATTGTTATCTAAACTACTATTTAATGTTTGGTATTGTGACATCCCAATCTCAGGCAACCACTACCAAACAGCAGAATTTTATAAAAAAGGGGGGGTTATCCTGTACTTAATGTGTAATGCAGCACaagttcagcagcagagagcaaCATCCAAGGGATCCAAAAAATCTGTTCTACTCAGTTAATCAGTAGCAGTACAAATCAGATTTGTGTGATCAAATCTAGGATAACAtaacaaaaatatgaaacacaACCCCCTCAGGCTGTTTTTATTGCCATCTGTTGTTCCCATGATACTTTGTGAGTAAAGTCGGTAACCATGGAACACCTTCAAAGAGAATTTGGCATCATTAAAATTTTACAGACACGACAAACCCTCTAAATGAGAAGCTGAGTTAACGCCTCTGACATTCTCAAAGGAAACATCTAATCTGCCTGTCTGAGCAAGTACAAGTTGCTggattgaaaataaatataaaatcagaCGTTTGCATACAACTCAAAGCTTCCCCAAAAAACTGAATGTTGCAAACGTGGTTCATGTATTTACTTCTTGTGATTATGTCGCAGGTGATTCCAATTTAACAGATGTTTTCAGTCACAACAGGCGCTCACATTAGTTCTTGAggttccttttttttcctcccacaAGTCACACGGCTTTAATTCTATGAACATAATGGCTGCCCTGTAAAATTACTCGAAGCACAGAGTGTTCGGGAAGTTAATGTCCTCTCTTTTTTGCCCTGGTTCCCCCGCCCATTCTTTTTCTTGGTCTTACCGAGGAAAGCATTGGGGATGGTGATCTTTAGCCACATGCGGTCCCGGACCTCCAGACCGGACTCCGGGGAGGCCATGGCCTTCGCAACCGACGCCATGTCAGAGTGTAGTGATAAGTTGAAGTCGTCAAAacctggaggaagagagggaggagcactTTAGGAAatctgaagaggaagaagtgcAGCTGTGCAAGAATAAATGAAGGAACGACGGGAGAGCCGAAATCAGAACTGGGTCAAAACAAGGCGGCGAGGAGTGGAACTTTGAAGAGAAGATCAAAAGCAGGAGACATCATTTATCACATCGCATTCAAGCAGCGTCGGCGGAAAAGTTCGGAAAACAGATGTGAAAGACGAGTCCTGTGCCAATGTCATTACACGAGAAAGATggaagacagaaacagaaagaggaaaaaagataCTTTACAATAACGACCATCACTCAAGCCGAAACCACGACAGGCCGACAAAGGAACTTGGCTCGGTTTAGCATTGGATACAGTTTTATGAGAAGATTCTATGGATGTGAAAGAGCTGAGAATAAAGAGGAGGGGTCGGTTACAGCACGGACAGAAAGGGAGACGAACACTGAAAGAGGCTCTCACGTTCAGTCTcagtgacggaggaggaggaagtgatggTGCTGAGGGAGGAGCTGCCTGGGTAGGGAGGGTAGGCCCCGGTCATAGCCACAGAATGGCTGACCCACGCTGCTGGGTCGATGGGTCGGATCGGTTCATCTAGACGTGTAGAAAAGAGATTAAGAACCTAACTGACACCAATAACAGATAAACTGTGTTTGAGGTAGAGTGGGACTCACTGCGAGGCAGAGTGAAGTAGCCCTGAGGAGAGGGGTCCCAGCACTTAGCCACTGTGAGGATGATGGGTCTGGCAAGGAAAACAAAGTCCtccaagttaaaaaaaatctgttcacAATAATGTTGATCTTATCACGTATGATATAAGAGAGCAGTAGACTCACCCGGGCTTGTGTACGATCTCTCTCAGCACTCGTACCGCATCGTCGTTACTCATGTTTTCAAAGTTAATGTCGTTCACCTTGAGAAAAGGCACAAGAAACTTAATATTTACCAGTCACAACAGTGTAGCTGGTGCTGCTTTCAtctcgtgtgtttgtttgtgtgtttcatcaagGAAAAATGTGGTCCAGGAGATAACTTAAGTAGTAAGATCTACCACAGAGGCAGTTTTGAGGACTTGTTTTCAAGATGCAGTCATGATGACACGTGTAGTTGAGATCAGAACGATGGCTGGTGTGATCCCAGTGCATGTTGGTCTCtagtttgtatttaaaaacatgCGAAATCTGTTTCTTCTTTATCTTTTTCAGAAGTTGTACAAGTGTACGTAGGCGACTGGACCTGCTTGTGTTCCTTagagacattttcacaaaatatGGTTTCATTATGTGCTAAGCCCGAGTCACGCTCACCTGCAGCAGCATGTCACCAGGTTCAATGCGTCCGTCTGCAGCCACCGCTCCTCCCTTCATGATGGAGCCAATGTAGATGCCTCCGTCACCTCTTTCATTGCTCTGACCCACAATGCTGATGCCTAAGAAGTTGTACTTCTCTAAATTTTTAAGAAATTAGAATAATGTAAATGCTATGCTCACATTTGTCAAAAAgaaattcaacatttttaactaaaaagttaaatatttggCAACTTCCTATAAACACAGATCTTTACAACAAGAATAGATGAGGAGTTCACAGACCCATGTTGAGAGTGACAGTGATGATGTTCAAGGACATGGTGGAGTCTGTCACGCTGCTGAAGGAGGAGGCCTGGAGATCAAAGACAGAAAATTAAACCATGAAATCTGCTTACAAATTCACTGACATACATCTGACAGCAATCTTTTAGAAATCTCCCCCTCTAAGAATTCCTGATTCAGTGTGGAACAGCAGGGGGCAgtcacacaaatacatttagagttaaccccccaccccccttaaaacatgagaaaaatgtCAGGATTAAGTACATACCCTCTCCAGGCGTGGAGGGCGCTGTTTCCTGCGTCGACGGTGCCGCTTGAGAAGCCTGGAGGCTGTGCTCTGCTCTGTTGCACTGCTGAACCTACAAGTTCAAGGGTCAA is a window encoding:
- the dvl2 gene encoding segment polarity protein dishevelled homolog DVL-2, producing MAETKIIYHIDEEETPYLVKIPIAAENITLLDFKQVLNKPNYKFFFKSMDQDFGVVKEEISDDSAKLPCFNGRVVSWLVSSDTPAAEPPVAVVPPVETTTQPSPPPPPLPPPPVERTGGIGDSRPPSFHPNATGSVETLDDQTETESVVSFRRERPRHREGMEQHGPRLNGQSRLERHLAGYESSSTVMSSELETTSFCDSEDDDTMSRFSSATEQSTASRLLKRHRRRRKQRPPRLERASSFSSVTDSTMSLNIITVTLNMEKYNFLGISIVGQSNERGDGGIYIGSIMKGGAVAADGRIEPGDMLLQVNDINFENMSNDDAVRVLREIVHKPGPIILTVAKCWDPSPQGYFTLPRNEPIRPIDPAAWVSHSVAMTGAYPPYPGSSSLSTITSSSSVTETERFDDFNLSLHSDMASVAKAMASPESGLEVRDRMWLKITIPNAFLGSDVVEWLFHHIEGFQDRREARKYASNLLKAGFIRHTVNKITFSEQCYYVFGDLSDCENYMANLSLNDNDGSSGASDQDTLAPLPLPGASPWPMMHTFPYQPYPTHPYSSQPPPYHELTSYSYAPGSTGSQHSEGSRSSGSNRSESERRRNNKGPGSTVGGGEKSPSGVVGEGGGADSRSGSGSESEYSTRSSLRRGHSAAPSEHSHASSQRSHHHRIPQPPHMSPYPPGIMPYNPMMVMMVPQHPHAAMAAAHGLPHPQQMPTAMLQGLPLPPSSTPGGPPGAPPTRDLGSVPPELTASRQSFHLAMGNPSEFFVDVM